CATTTCTATTGAAACTTTATTTCTAATGAACCAAAGATTGTAGTAGGAAAAAAAAAAGTATACAACACTATAAATTGAGGTTGAtagtaataaaaataaaacaaaaggAATCAGAAGGATGAGTTCTAGAGTGAGAAGCTCTTCCTTCTCTATAGAATTTCAATTTCCCGCCTAGCTATTACACAGATCTAATATCCAGTGCATGCTATTATCCAGCAGTCCTTCCTTCCTTTTCTTCAACCTGAATTTTCTTCCAACCTTCTTCTCGGTCCCTTTATTCACTTACTCTATACACGCTCTGTACTTTCTGCTTCCCCTCCTCATTACCTACATTTCAACACCCATATTTCATATCTTCTTGATTCTTCATGGGGTCCCGGAATTCTGAAAACTCCGGTAGCGTGAACTCGGAGGAATTTTCTAATTTCATTGGACACAACTACGTGGCTCCCCCTTTGCTAGCTCTTCCAGCAATTGATCATCAAGTATTCTTGGCAGAAGCTACTCGGAATAGTGAGTGGTCACCTACTACGGCTCAAAGAATTTATGGAGAAACTAGAATAATCTTGGATGGTGATACTACCAGGAATGACTCTGGCCCTAGCAAGGATAACTCCCCAAAGGGTTCCACTAAATTTTCAGCCTTTATGGCAACTAAGAATCCAGGTACAGTTCTTACAAGCCCCCCTACCTTGGAAGATTTACATGATAGTGTCTCTGTGCAAAATGGTATACTTACATTTTATGTTCCAAAGGAGACTGTGTTTGAGTCTGGTGTAAGCACGGAACCTTTACCAAATTATGATGCTAATACTGGAAATAAGAATACCAGGAGTTCTATTGTAACTAAGAGCATTCCTTCTAAGGACCCCACACCTAATGATGATGCAAAAATTACTGTTAATGAGGATGGTTCGGCAACAGTTAGACCACCTAAGGATTTTCTTTCCAATGCTCGTAAAAATTGGAGTACTAGTATCATAGGGCATTTCATTGGGGGAAGTTTCAATTTTCATTTTGTACGTGAGCAAGCTTTCAAGTATTGGAAAAATCATGGCTTGAGCAGAGTGTTTTATAGCTCCAAGGGCTATTTAACATTCAAATTCAATTCTGAGAAGGAGAAGCATGATGTTCTTAACTTAAATTCAGTTGTTATGGGGGGTTGAACTCTCTACTTACTACCTTGGATGGATGCTAacaaattcaagaaaaatgtcATAGAATTAGTTCCTTGTTGGTTGAAACTGGAAGATGTTCCACATTCATATTGGTCTCGGGATGGTCTTACTCACATTGCAAAAGCAGTGGGTTTGCCATTGAAATTTGATGAAACAACTGTAAGATTTGGACCCACTAAGTATTCATCTATTCAGGTGATGTTGTCCTATTCTAGCCCAAGGTCGGACTTTGTTTGGGTGCCAgttcaaaatgagtttggtgagGAGGAATTAGTCAAGGTTTACATAGTTTACCCACAGTAACCTTACTCTTGCAGCCACTGCAAAGCATTTGGGAACTCCTTCTCGAGGTGTCCTCATAACCCTAATGTTGTCGAACCGTATCCTAGACCAAGACCGGGGGGAACTACTCAGGGTGCTTCAAAATTGGCAAAGAAAATTCAGCCTTCCAATAAATTAGCCCAAGTATAATATGATGGTCCTAGTGCTACTACTAATGTAAACAATGAAGATATTAACCCTGTGGTTTTTGGTGAATTCTTGGGCTGTGATCTGGTTTTGGATGGTGATCAGACTCTTGAGGATGTTCAGCAATAGGAAGGAAACACAGATAATGTTGACAACTTAGAGGAATTTGACAGGGAATCTGGAAAATAAATTGACACCAATGATTTGGTAAATACTTCGACTCAGTTGGAGGAACAAACAGTGGGAACTCTTGTAGTAGAATCCACTACCAATAATGAGGGCACAATTGTTGACAATATTGCGGCAAAATCACCAGGTTAAAAAAGAAGAAGAGGTCGTAGCAAGGATGCTACACGAGTGAGAACTATACTTGCAGCACCCGCAGCACCTGCAGTATGCACAACATCTGCACCTGTAGTAGTTGTTGCACCAAAAGCACACATTGTCATTGAACTTAAAGCTCCAAAGTCTGATTTAATCGATGAAGATGGGTTTACAAAGGTGGTAAACAGGAAAAGTTCAGCACAAAAAAAGAGTCCTGCACTGGCTGTTCAGCCCCATAGCCTTGGACGTTTGAAATGAATTTTGCAGCTTGGAACGTAAGGGGTATCAACAAAGCCTCTCATAAAAAAGATTGTAAAATTTTATTCTATCTAATAAAGTTAACCTCATGGGAGTTTTAGAAACTAAAGTCAAGAGTGGTAATGCTATGGGTATTTTGAAGAAAATTCGTAGGGACTGGAAATGGTTATTTAACTATAATCATCATTACAATGGTCATGTATGGGCTGGTTGGAATCCCAGTGTGTGGGATATTTCTATTCACTCGTTGTCTAGCCAGGTTATTACTTGTAATGTTATTTTTCTAGAAAATAACATCTCTTTTTTAGTATCGTTTGTGTATGCTTTTAATAATGCAATAGACTGAGTTCCTCTATGGGATTATTACTTGGCTTTGAGTAATACTACATCACCTTGGTGCCTCCTTGGTGATTTCAATTGTGTTACTAGTCTTGGTGAAATTTCTAGTAGCAGGGAACATTGGATGCCAGCAATGCAAGCATTCAAAGATTGTCTTGCTAACTGTGGCCTTGATAATGTGCGTATAATGGGGGATATTTTTACTTGGACCAACAAGCGTCAAAATAATCTTGTGCTAAAACGCTTAGTTAGAATGATAGCTAATGGTCATTGGTTCAATTCTTTTACCGAGGGAAATGTTTTTGTCAAACCTCGTGGCATCATGGACCACAATTCCATCTTTTTTGAAGAGCCAATGCAACTTCAAAAGCTCAACAAACCTTTTCAGTTCTTTAACTTCATGGCCGATATTCCAGGGTTTCATGATGTTATTGAAAAAGCCTGGTCTTTACAATGCTCAGGCCCTTGCTATAATCGTTTTGCTTCCACGTTAAAAGAAACCAAAGTTTTTCTTAGACAGCTTAATAGGGATCATGGAAATGTATCTTCTAATGTCCTGAGAGCAAGAGCTAATCTAGAGGATATCCAAATATGTATAATCAATAATGGAGATCCCACCCTTTTTACTTTGGAAAAAGACCTCATTATCAAGCTCAATATGGCTCTTGTCGAGGAGGAATCTTTATTTCTTCAAAAATCTAGAGTGAAGTGGATGGGGCTTGCAGATGGAAATAACTCTTATTTCCTCAAACAATGTAAAGCAAACTTTAATCATAACAAGGTGCTAGCTCTTGAGGATTCGGGAACCATGATGCAGGGCCAGTTACCGTGTGCTAACTTAGCAATCAATTACTTCAAAAACATGTTGGGGCCTGAGATTGTTTACTCTCGTATTGATTTGGAGCCTGTTGATTGCAAGGT
This genomic interval from Apium graveolens cultivar Ventura chromosome 8, ASM990537v1, whole genome shotgun sequence contains the following:
- the LOC141680758 gene encoding uncharacterized protein LOC141680758, producing MQAFKDCLANCGLDNVRIMGDIFTWTNKRQNNLVLKRLVRMIANGHWFNSFTEGNVFVKPRGIMDHNSIFFEEPMQLQKLNKPFQFFNFMADIPGFHDVIEKAWSLQCSGPCYNRFASTLKETKVFLRQLNRDHGNVSSNVLRARANLEDIQICIINNGDPTLFTLEKDLIIKLNMALVEEESLFLQKSRVKWMGLADGNNSYFLKQCKANFNHNKVLALEDSGTMMQGQLPCANLAINYFKNMLGPEIVYSRIDLEPVDCKVLTEAHATFICAQVTDAIILDTLKKLKKNKAPGPDGFNVNFF